The following is a genomic window from Marinococcus sp. PL1-022.
GAAGGAAGAACACAAGCAGGCCCAGGAACGCACGGCGCCTAAAAACAATTATGCAAATAAACGGCAGCAGGGCTATGTCCGAAACGACAGGCTGCCTAAATGGATGGAAAAGGAAGAGCAGGTGAAGAATTCACCGGCTGAAGCTGAAAAAACCACCCAGGATGAGCAGCTGTCGAAGGAAAGAGAGCGCTTTGAAGAAATGCTGAAGGAACGACGGGAAAGAGCAAACCGTTAAAAGAAAGGGGGCCGCTGGATGGATTCGATCGGATCCTCGTTGAACAGATGGATGGATAAGGATTGGAAGGAGCGGATGGCAAGGCTGGAAAAAGAAGTATTTGCCTATCCGGGAGTTATCGATTTCAAGCGCCGCCATCCGCATATACCGGCAGAAGAATACGAAAAAAACAAAGCAGCTTTATTTGAATATAAGCGGGAGCGCAGCAACTGCGATGCCTGTCCGGGACTTGAAAACTGCCCAAACCTGATGCAGGGGTACCAGCCCGAATTGATGGAAGACAAAGGAAAAGTGACGGTTGCCTATCACCGTTGTTCATTAAAGGTACACGATGATGAAAAGAAAAAAAGACAGGCACTTATTAAAAGCTATTATATTCCAAAGGAGATACTGCACGCCTCCTTTGATCAGGTGGATATGGACCATGAATCAAGAGCGAAGGCCGGAACTGCGGCACTTCACTTTGCATCGGCCACCGTGCCCGGGGAGGACGGACAAGGACTTTACCTGTACGGAAAGTTCGGAGTTGGTAAAACGTATATTGCGGGAGCTATTATGAATGAACTGGCGGAGCGAAACATCGGCTCGATGATTGTACATGTGCCGGACTTTTTCCGGGAAATCAAAGAATCGTTATCGGATAATACGGTGCGGGAAAAGGTCGACAGTGTTAAAGGTGTACCGGTACTCATACTCGATGACCTTGGAGCCGAATCAATGAGCGCCTGGACAAGGGACGATATTTTGGGCGTTATTCTGCAGTACCGGATGATGGAAAAGCTTCCTACTGTCTATACGTCCAACTATGATTACAGTGAACTTGAAGAGCATTTGACCTATTCCCAGAAAGGCGGTAACGAGCGTTTGAAAGCAAAGCGTATCATGGAGCGCATCCGCCCGTTCACAGAGGAAGTATTTATGGACGGACAGAACCGTCGGGGATAATTGGAAATACAGAGGCCATTCTAAGTGTATAATACAAATAAATATGCTACCATGATAATAGCGCCCAGCATGCAGAAAATGGGTTGGATTCGCGATATTTTCATGCGAGCGCCATAAAGGAATTTTCTGGAGGGTATACAATGAGCATTGATGGAATACTGGAACGGGCATTAAACGGAGAACGACTGACAATGGACGACGCTGTGCGCTTATATGAAAGTGATGAAATAGAGAAAATGGGAGCTGCCGCGGATGAAATAAAAAAACGCTGGCACCCGGAGCCTGTTGCCACCTTTAACATAGGACGTAATGTCAATTACACAAACGTCTGCGATACTTTCTGCCGTTTCTGTGCATTTTACCGCCGGCCGGGATCGGAAGAGGGCTACCTTCTTTCGGACGACCAGATTCTGCAGAAAATTAAAGAGCTTCAGGATGTTGGAGGAGACGAGATTCTAATGCAGGGTGGGACCAACCCGAATCTCCCATTTGAATACTATACAAACCTGCTTAAAAAAATTAAAAGCCATTTCCCAGACGTGACGATGCACTCGTTTACGCCGGCAGAAGTGTACAAAATGATGGAGGTTTCCGGTCTGTCATTAAAAGAGGTATTAACGGCTCTTCACGAAGCTGGTCTGGATTCGCTTCCAGGCGGAGGTGCCGAGATTCTCACAGAGAAGACGAGAAAACGGATCAGCCGCTTGAAATGCACGGCCGATCAGTGGATCGACTGCATGAAAATGGCTAAAGAGGTTGGTATGCACGGCACGGCAACGATGGTTATCGGCTTTGGCGAATCAAACGAAGAGCGGGCAGAACACCTGTGGCGCATTCGTGAGGCCCAGGACGAATCCAACTGCTTTTTGGCCTTCATATCCTGGACCTTCCAGCAGGATTACACAAGCATGAAAGGCGAGCGTATTACACCGGAAGGCTACCTCCGGAATGTAGCCATTTCACGCTTATTCCTGGACAACATCCCGAACTTCCAGTCCTCCTGGGTAACAGCAGGACCAGAGACAGGCAAACGCTCTCTTTCCTACGGCTGTAATGACTTTGGCAGCACCATGATGGAAGAGAATGTTGTTTCTTCAGCGGGTACCACACACAAAGTGAACATCAACCGGATTCTTCGTTTGATACGGGAAGCAGGCTACACGCCGGCGCAGCGGAATACGAAGTACCATACACTCCGTGTGTTTGAAGGAGAAGAAAACAGCGAAAAAGACTTTGTAATGCAAAACTAACTACAGGTTGCATGATAAGAAGCTTTTCGCTATGCTGAAATAGCGAAAAGGAAAATGCAAGGATGAGGACATGAAAATAAAACAGGCGTCCCAGAGAAGAGAACCAGGGCTGGAAGTTCTCTACGAACCGTTTTATTTTTACCCCCTCGGAGCTCCGGCAGGGAACAGCAGTATCTGCCGGCGGGCCCCCGGCCGTTACCCGGATAGAGTCGTCTCTGCGCTTGGGACGGAAACTAGGGTGGAACCGCGGCTGAGCCCGCCCCTTTCGAGGGGCGGGCTTTTTTATGTGTTTTTTGGTTTATTACAGTTATAAAAGGAGGACAAAACCACAATGGCAGAACAAACAATCACGCTCATATTTCCAGATGGGAACGAAAAATCATATGACATCGGCACAACGACAGAAGAAGTAGCCGGAGGTATCAGCTCAGGCCTGAAAAAGAGCGCACTGGCAGGAAAAATCAACGGAAGAATGGTGGATCTCCGCACTCCGCTAAGGGAGAATGGCCAGATTGAAATCATTACGTACCAGTCTCCGGAAGGCCTTGAAGTGCTCCGGCACAGCACCGCGCACGCAATGGCCCAGGCGGTGAAGCGCCTGTTTGATGACGTGCAGCTTGGTGTCGGCCCGGTGATTGAAAACGGGTTTTATTATGACATTGATACGTCGCACCAACTGACGCCGGAAGACCTTCCTAAAATCGAAAAAGAGATGAATAAAATCATTGATGAGAATCTGGAAATTATTCGCGAGGAAGTGTCCAGGGAAGAAGCAGTCCGCTTTTTTAAAGAGCTTGGCGACGAGCTGAAGCTGGAATTAATTGAAGATATCCCTGAAGGAGAACAGATCGCGCTTTACCGGCAGGGAGAATTTGTCGATTTATGCCGCGGCGTTCATGTACCGCAGACATCCAAACTGAAAAAGTTTAAGCTGATGAACATCTCCGGGGCTTACTGGCGCGGAGACAGCAATAACAAAATGCTGCAGCGTATTTACGGCACCGCCTTTGAAAAGCAGTCCCAGCTTGATGATCATTTGAAAATGCTCGAAGAAGCCAAAGAACGCGATCACCGTAAAATCGGCAGAGAGCTCGACATATTTACGACAAGTCAGACAGTCGGACAGGGGCTTCCGCTCTGGCTTCCAAACGGTGCCACAATCCGTCGGATTATTGAGCGCTACATTGTAGATAAAGAAGTACGCCTCGGCTATGATCACGTGTATACGCCAGTGCTTGGTTCCTCCGAGCTGTATAAAACGTCGGGCCACTGGGACCACTATCAGGATGATATGTTTCCACCGATTGAAATGGACAATGAAACCCTCGTGCTTAGGCCGATGAACTGTCCGCACCATATGATGGTCTATAAAAATAAAAAGCACAGCTATCGCGATCTACCGGTCCGCATCGCAGAACTCGGAACGATGCACCGTTATGAAAAATCCGGGTCGCTTGCCGGCCTGCAGCGCGTGCGGGCGATGACATTAAACGATGGTCACATTTTTGCCCGCCCGGATCAGCTGAAGGATGAATTCATCCGTGCAGTGCGGCTTGTCCGTGAAGTCTACCATGATTTTGGCATTAAGGATTACACCTTCCGGCTTTCGTACCGGGATCCGGAGGATAAAGAAAAATACGTGGATGACGACCAGATGTGGGAAAATTCCGAGCGTATTCTGAAGGAAGCGATGGATGCGATTGACGCTGAATATGTGGAAGCAGAAGGGGAAGCAGCATTTTACGGCCCGAAGCTCGATGTCCAGGTAAAAACAGCGATGGGCAAGGAAGAGACGCTCTCCACCGTCCAGATCGACACCCACCTTCCTGAACGTTTTGATCTCACGTATGTTGGAAGTGACGGAGGCGAGCATCGTCCGGTAGTAGTCCATCGGGGTATTGTGTCCACGATGGAGCGCTTTATCGCCTTTCTGCTTGAAGAATACAAAGGCGCTCTGCCGACGTGGCTTTCTCCTGTTCAGGTGAAAATTATACCGGTTTCGCCTGACGTTCATCTCGACTACGCGAAAGAAGTGGAAATGGCGCTGCAGGCATCAGATGTCCGGGTGGAAGTGGATACGAGGGATGAAAAGCTCGGCTACAAAATCCGGGAAGCCCAGACGCAGAAAATCCCTTATATGCTTGTGCTTGGCGACAAAGAGCAGGAAGCAAATGCCGTAAATGTACGCAGATACGGTCAGCAGGATTCACAATCACAGCCGCTGAATGATTTTGTGGAAAATGTAACAGCGGCTATTAATGAATATCGTTAAAGTGGTTGACGTCCTAATAGGCACGTGCTAAGATATCCTAGTGTGAAAATAATTAATCCCTAAAGAAGAAGCGCCCGCTTCTCACCTGACCGACAAACGTTGGCTGGTTATTATCAATATATTGAATGTGTAGATCATATATTCTATATACGTGTGGGCGCTTCTCTGTTTCAGAGGGTGTCTGCACGTTTTTTCGTTGTGCCAATGGTATGTATTTGCGTGGAAGCCCCGCGCACTAAATTTCTGGAGGTGGCTTATTATTCGTAAGGACCAAAAGGTAAACGAGGGCATCCGTGCCCGTGAAGTTCGACTCATCGACGCTAACGGAGAGCAGCTTGGAGTAAAATCAAGAAACGAAGCTTTAGAGCTGGCCGGGAAAGAAAACCTTGACCTTGTTCTTGTTGCTCCAAACGCGAAACCGCCTGTCTGCCGTATTATGGATTACGGTAAATATCGTTTTGAACAACAGAAAAAAGATAAAGAAGCCCGGAAAAAGCAAAAAACGATCAACGTGAAAGAAGTTCGTTTGAGCCCGAGCATTGAAGAACACGACTTTAATACAAAGCTGCGTAACGCACGCAAGTTTTTGTCCAAAGGCGATAAAGTGAAAGCAGCTATCCGCTTCCGTGGTCGTATGATCACACACTCTGATATCGGTAAGGAAGTACTTGACCGGTTTGCCAAAGAATGTGAAGACGTGAGTACGATCGAAACGAAGCCGAAAATGGATGGCCGCAGCATGTTCCTCATGCTCGCTCCAAAAGCGGAGCAGGAACGGGAACAAAAAGAAGAATCCAGCAAAGAAGAATAGACAGCGGTTTTTTCCGTTATATTAAAAAAGGAGGATGTCACTTATGCCAAAAATGAAATCTCACCGCGGAGCAGCAAAACGTTTTCGCAAAACAGGAAGCGGCCGTGTAAAACGCGCACGCGCATTCACGAGCCATATGTTTTCGCATAAATCCCAAAAGCAAAAGCGTAACCTTCGTAAGCCGGAGCTTGTTTCCAAGTCCGACTACAAGCGTATCAAGACACTACTGCCGAAAACGAAAAAATAAGCACGGTCAAATAATTGAGATAATCTAAGGAGGGGTTGACGATGCCAAGAGTAAAAGGCGGATATGTGGCACGTCGCAGACGTAAACGAGTATTAAAACTCGCGAAAGGGTATAGAGGTTCTAAGCACAGACTGTTTAAAACAGCACAGGAACAGGTAATGAAGTCCCTGCAGTATGCTTACCGGGACCGTCGCCAGCGCAAGCGCGAATTCCGTAAGCTGTGGATTGCACGCATTAACGCAGCAGCGCGGTTGAACGGCTTATCCTACAGCCGCATGATGCATGGCCTGAAGCAGGGCGGTATCCAAATGAACCGTAAAATGCTCGCAGATCTTGCAGTAAATGATGAAAAAGCATTTGCAGAGCTTGCTGAAAAAGCGAAATCAAACTTATAATTAAACAAAAAGCGGAACGCCTCATTACGGGCGCTCCGCTTTTTAATGTTTTTCCGGCTGTGTTGCTTCAAGCTTTTGCATGAACTCTTTCACCGGACTGTTCCACTCGATGGCAGCTTCCGGGTAAAGTGAAAGAATTTCCCGTTCGAGAAAGGTGAAATCCTCGCGCTGAAAGCCACGCAAATGCTCGCTTTCAATCACCCAGAGCGAAATAGTAACCACTTCAAATGCTTTTTCGGTTGTACCTACGTATTTTTCGCCTTCAAACATGACGCCTTTGTGGGTAGCCAGTAGATTTTTCCGTACATTTTGCTGGTCATCAAGCAGATAGAATTGTTTTTTATGGTGGGCTGCTTCCAGTTTTCTTCTTGAATTATTCCAGTATCTCCAAAACGAGTATATGATAATAACAAGCGCGATCAACAGCAGCACCCGCAAAAGAATACCCAATCTTTACACCCTCCTCTGCATCTATCGGATTAAGCGCACATAAGCCTTGTCATTTCTAATATATACGAACAGTATATTAAAAAGTTTCACAGGTTCCCGGGTATGATAGATTATGTTTGAGCCCTGCGGCAAAGTTCTTTATACTGAATATGGAAGAACCCGCACCACAACGCTTGTACTGATGAAAATATTAATGCGGCTCATTAATAATATTTTCCCTTTGCATGTGTGTGTAAAACAACCGTACATAAAGGAGGCAGCATGAAATGGCAGAATTAGATTCAACATTGCAGATGCTAAAGGACCTCACGGACGCAAACGGCGTTCCGGGGAACGAACAGGAACCAAGAAAAGTGATGACCCAGTATATTTCTCCTTACGCCGATGAAATGAGCACTGATCGGCTGGGGAGTCTGATTGCTAAAAAAACCGGCCAGGCCGGGGGCCCGAAATTAATGATTACCGGGCATTTGGACGAAATTGGTTTTATGATATCGGGAATCGATGAGAATGGCTTTTTGAAATTCCAGACCCTCGGGGGATGGTGGAGCCAGGTGATGCTCGCCCAGCGGGTGAAGGTAATGACGAGAAAAGGAAACATTACCGGCGTCATCGGCTCGAAGCCGCCACATATTCTGCCGGCGGAGCAGCGTAAGAAGGCGATGGAAATTAAAGATATGTTCATCGATATCGGTGCTTCAAGTAAGGAAGAAGCAGAGTCATTCGGCGTGCGTCCTGGGGACTCAGTCGTGCCGGTATGTGATTTTGAAGTGATGAACAATGAAAAATTACTGATGGCGAAAGCCTGGGACAACCGTATTGGCTGTGCTATCGCGATTGAGGTACTGAAGCGACTCGAAAACGAATCCCATCCGAATGAAATTTACGGTGTCGGGGCTGTGCAGGAGGAAGTCGGACTGCGCGGAGCGAAAACAGCAACCAACCTGATTCAGCCGGATATCGGATTTGCGGTCGATGTAGGCATTGCCGGGGATACGCCGGGTGTCACAAGTAATGACGCCAGAGCGAAAATCGGTAAAGGACCACAGCTTCTTATGATGGATGCCTCCGTTATCGCACACAAAGGGCTGCGTGATTTCGTTGTCGGTGTGGCTGAAGAAAAGGAAATTCCTTTTCAGTTTGACATGATGGCAAACGGCGGCACAGATGCAGGATCTATTCACCTGTCCGGTGAAGGAGTACCGGCTATGGCCATTACGATTCCGACCCGCTATATTCATACGCATGCAGCTATTCTTCACAGGGATGACTTTGAGCATGCCGTGCAGTTAATCGTAGAAATTGCAAAGCGTTTAGACCGCGACACAGTAGAGTCATTAACGTACGAAGGATAAAAACGCAGCCTTTCTGTCCACAATGGATGGAAGGGCTGTTTATTTTCTTTCTGTGCCGGGCCAAAATGTGCTACGATGAGAGAAAATACTGAGGGAGACAGTGAAGTGAAGCGGATAGAATCGACAAAAAACCCGAAAGTAAAAGAGATAAAGAAACTTCATAAACGTAAGGAACGGGAAAGAGCAGGGCTTTTTTTAATTGAGGGAGACCATGCGCTGACAGAAGCTGTGCGTTCGCAGGCCTGGATTGAAGAAATTTTTATCGAAGAGCATAAAGAATGGCCGCAGGTTTTTAATGAAATACCAACACCGGCGACAGAAGTCACAGAAAGCGTGATGAAAGAAATCAGTTCGACGGAAACACCGAAAAATATCGTAGCCGTATGCAGAATTCCTGAATTTTCTAATGTGAGAAGCGGTGGATATTCTTTTTTTGTGCTTGTCGACAGCATACAGGACCCGGGTAACCTGGGAACGATTATCCGGACGGTGGATGCGCTTGGAAAGGGCGTGGTCGTTCTCGGCACAGGCACAGTGGATGCATACAACGAAAAGGTTGTAAGGGCGACGCAGGGCTCGTTGTTTCATGTACCGGTTCTGCAGGAGGATCTGGGCGAGTGGCTGGAATGGCTGCAGGAAACGGACATTCCGTGCTTTGGGACCTCACTGGAAGAAGGAACGTCGTATTCGGCGCTTGAGCCGCAGCCTTACTTCGCGTTGATTATTGGCAATGAAGGAGCCGGTGTACAAAAGAAATGGCTCGAGCGGACCGACCAAAACCTGTACATTCCGATTCCGGGACAGGCAGAATCACTAAATGCGGCTGTCTCTGCCGGTATCCTCCTGTATCATTTGAAGCAGACAGATTGGTGATGGTTGCAATCGGGCCGGGCTTTTTCTATAATAATGCATGTTGAAACATATAAACACAAATGCGCAGATGAAGAGTAGTAGCATTGCTTCCTGCTGGACAGGGAAAAGGTATCGCTGACTGAAAATACCTTACAGTAAGGATTTGTGAATTCGCTTCGGAGCAGCCGCTGGAGTATTCCCTGTGGAAGAAAAGCGTGCCGGAACCTGTCGTTACAGGAAAGTGAGCTGTGCACTGCAGCTAACAAGGGTGGTACCGCGAGCCTTCGTCCCTTTCAGGGAGAGGGCTCTTTTTATTTGGCATAAAAATGGAGGGAATCAGGATATGATAGAACGCTTGGAGGAGCTGCAGCAGGAAGCGCTGCAGCAGATTGAAGAAGCTGGCGATACAAAAGAATTGGAGCAGGTGAGAGTAAAATACTTAGGGAAGAAAGGCCCGATTACGGAAGTGCTCCGGGGGATGGGGCAGCTGTCCAAGGAGGAGCGCCCCGTTGTTGGCCAAAAAGGAAACGAAGTACGTGAAGCCATTCAGGAGCGTCTGGAGAAAAAGACGAAAATGCTTGCCGATGAAGCATTAAAGGAAAAGCTTAATAAAGAGACGCTGGATGTAACACTTCCGGGACGTAAAGTTCAGCGCGGGGCGAAGCACCCGCTGACGAGCGTGGTGGAGGAGATTGAAGATATCTTTATCGGCATGGGATTCGAAGTGACTGAAGGACCGGAGGTCGAAACCGATTATTATAACTTTGAGGCGATGAATCTGCCAAAGGACCATCCGGCCCGGGATATGCAGGATTCTTTTTATGTCAGCAGTGATCTGCTGCTGCGTACGCAGACGTCGCCGGTGCAGGCCCGCTCGATGGAACGCCACCACGGCGAAGGACCGGTAAAAATTATCTGCCCGGGCAAGGTCTACCGCCGGGATGACGATGATGCTACTCACTCCCATCAGTTTATGCAAATCGAAGGGCTGATGGTTGATGAAAATATCCGGATGAGTGATTTAAAAGGGGTACTCGAAACATTTGTGAAAAAATACTTCGGAGAGGAAAGAGAAATCCGCCTCCGCCCGAGCTACTTTCCGTTTACCGAGCCGTCTGCAGAGCTTGATGTTTCGTGCGGCATCTGCGCCGGGGAAGGCTGCCGCATCTGCAAGCATACCGGGTGGATTGAAGTACTCGGGTGCGGAATGGTGCATCCACGCGTGCTGGAAATGAGCGGCTTTGATCCGGATGTCTACAGCGGCTTTGCCTTTGGAATGGGAGTGGAGCGCTTCTCCCTCCTGAAATACGGCATTGACGATATCCGGCATTTTTACACGAACGATATGCGCTTTTTAAAACAATTCACTCGAGTATAGAAGGAGAATGCAGACAT
Proteins encoded in this region:
- the infC gene encoding translation initiation factor IF-3: MCQWYVFAWKPRALNFWRWLIIRKDQKVNEGIRAREVRLIDANGEQLGVKSRNEALELAGKENLDLVLVAPNAKPPVCRIMDYGKYRFEQQKKDKEARKKQKTINVKEVRLSPSIEEHDFNTKLRNARKFLSKGDKVKAAIRFRGRMITHSDIGKEVLDRFAKECEDVSTIETKPKMDGRSMFLMLAPKAEQEREQKEESSKEE
- a CDS encoding M42 family metallopeptidase; protein product: MAELDSTLQMLKDLTDANGVPGNEQEPRKVMTQYISPYADEMSTDRLGSLIAKKTGQAGGPKLMITGHLDEIGFMISGIDENGFLKFQTLGGWWSQVMLAQRVKVMTRKGNITGVIGSKPPHILPAEQRKKAMEIKDMFIDIGASSKEEAESFGVRPGDSVVPVCDFEVMNNEKLLMAKAWDNRIGCAIAIEVLKRLENESHPNEIYGVGAVQEEVGLRGAKTATNLIQPDIGFAVDVGIAGDTPGVTSNDARAKIGKGPQLLMMDASVIAHKGLRDFVVGVAEEKEIPFQFDMMANGGTDAGSIHLSGEGVPAMAITIPTRYIHTHAAILHRDDFEHAVQLIVEIAKRLDRDTVESLTYEG
- the dnaI gene encoding primosomal protein DnaI, with protein sequence MDSIGSSLNRWMDKDWKERMARLEKEVFAYPGVIDFKRRHPHIPAEEYEKNKAALFEYKRERSNCDACPGLENCPNLMQGYQPELMEDKGKVTVAYHRCSLKVHDDEKKKRQALIKSYYIPKEILHASFDQVDMDHESRAKAGTAALHFASATVPGEDGQGLYLYGKFGVGKTYIAGAIMNELAERNIGSMIVHVPDFFREIKESLSDNTVREKVDSVKGVPVLILDDLGAESMSAWTRDDILGVILQYRMMEKLPTVYTSNYDYSELEEHLTYSQKGGNERLKAKRIMERIRPFTEEVFMDGQNRRG
- the thrS gene encoding threonine--tRNA ligase; the encoded protein is MAEQTITLIFPDGNEKSYDIGTTTEEVAGGISSGLKKSALAGKINGRMVDLRTPLRENGQIEIITYQSPEGLEVLRHSTAHAMAQAVKRLFDDVQLGVGPVIENGFYYDIDTSHQLTPEDLPKIEKEMNKIIDENLEIIREEVSREEAVRFFKELGDELKLELIEDIPEGEQIALYRQGEFVDLCRGVHVPQTSKLKKFKLMNISGAYWRGDSNNKMLQRIYGTAFEKQSQLDDHLKMLEEAKERDHRKIGRELDIFTTSQTVGQGLPLWLPNGATIRRIIERYIVDKEVRLGYDHVYTPVLGSSELYKTSGHWDHYQDDMFPPIEMDNETLVLRPMNCPHHMMVYKNKKHSYRDLPVRIAELGTMHRYEKSGSLAGLQRVRAMTLNDGHIFARPDQLKDEFIRAVRLVREVYHDFGIKDYTFRLSYRDPEDKEKYVDDDQMWENSERILKEAMDAIDAEYVEAEGEAAFYGPKLDVQVKTAMGKEETLSTVQIDTHLPERFDLTYVGSDGGEHRPVVVHRGIVSTMERFIAFLLEEYKGALPTWLSPVQVKIIPVSPDVHLDYAKEVEMALQASDVRVEVDTRDEKLGYKIREAQTQKIPYMLVLGDKEQEANAVNVRRYGQQDSQSQPLNDFVENVTAAINEYR
- the mqnC gene encoding cyclic dehypoxanthinyl futalosine synthase — protein: MSIDGILERALNGERLTMDDAVRLYESDEIEKMGAAADEIKKRWHPEPVATFNIGRNVNYTNVCDTFCRFCAFYRRPGSEEGYLLSDDQILQKIKELQDVGGDEILMQGGTNPNLPFEYYTNLLKKIKSHFPDVTMHSFTPAEVYKMMEVSGLSLKEVLTALHEAGLDSLPGGGAEILTEKTRKRISRLKCTADQWIDCMKMAKEVGMHGTATMVIGFGESNEERAEHLWRIREAQDESNCFLAFISWTFQQDYTSMKGERITPEGYLRNVAISRLFLDNIPNFQSSWVTAGPETGKRSLSYGCNDFGSTMMEENVVSSAGTTHKVNINRILRLIREAGYTPAQRNTKYHTLRVFEGEENSEKDFVMQN
- the rpmI gene encoding 50S ribosomal protein L35; protein product: MPKMKSHRGAAKRFRKTGSGRVKRARAFTSHMFSHKSQKQKRNLRKPELVSKSDYKRIKTLLPKTKK
- the rplT gene encoding 50S ribosomal protein L20, which translates into the protein MPRVKGGYVARRRRKRVLKLAKGYRGSKHRLFKTAQEQVMKSLQYAYRDRRQRKREFRKLWIARINAAARLNGLSYSRMMHGLKQGGIQMNRKMLADLAVNDEKAFAELAEKAKSNL
- a CDS encoding sigma-w pathway protein ysdB; amino-acid sequence: MGILLRVLLLIALVIIIYSFWRYWNNSRRKLEAAHHKKQFYLLDDQQNVRKNLLATHKGVMFEGEKYVGTTEKAFEVVTISLWVIESEHLRGFQREDFTFLEREILSLYPEAAIEWNSPVKEFMQKLEATQPEKH
- the pheS gene encoding phenylalanine--tRNA ligase subunit alpha → MIERLEELQQEALQQIEEAGDTKELEQVRVKYLGKKGPITEVLRGMGQLSKEERPVVGQKGNEVREAIQERLEKKTKMLADEALKEKLNKETLDVTLPGRKVQRGAKHPLTSVVEEIEDIFIGMGFEVTEGPEVETDYYNFEAMNLPKDHPARDMQDSFYVSSDLLLRTQTSPVQARSMERHHGEGPVKIICPGKVYRRDDDDATHSHQFMQIEGLMVDENIRMSDLKGVLETFVKKYFGEEREIRLRPSYFPFTEPSAELDVSCGICAGEGCRICKHTGWIEVLGCGMVHPRVLEMSGFDPDVYSGFAFGMGVERFSLLKYGIDDIRHFYTNDMRFLKQFTRV
- a CDS encoding RNA methyltransferase, which gives rise to MKRIESTKNPKVKEIKKLHKRKERERAGLFLIEGDHALTEAVRSQAWIEEIFIEEHKEWPQVFNEIPTPATEVTESVMKEISSTETPKNIVAVCRIPEFSNVRSGGYSFFVLVDSIQDPGNLGTIIRTVDALGKGVVVLGTGTVDAYNEKVVRATQGSLFHVPVLQEDLGEWLEWLQETDIPCFGTSLEEGTSYSALEPQPYFALIIGNEGAGVQKKWLERTDQNLYIPIPGQAESLNAAVSAGILLYHLKQTDW